One part of the Streptomyces lienomycini genome encodes these proteins:
- a CDS encoding carbohydrate kinase family protein — MPADERTHRHAQGQGSHRRPEVDPLAALRAPQDPPWDVYLTGTVFLDVVFTGLDSAPVRGTESWARGMGSSPGGVANMATALARLGLRTSLAAAFGDDHYGDYCWDALAQGEGIDLSPSRTVPGWHSPVTVSMAYEGERTMVSHGHEPPPEEPSPDCPPRARAAVASLTPGVRAPWIAQAASRGTRVFADVGWDDTGAWDLAGLPDLAHCEAFLPNAEEAMRYTGATCPRAAAHALTEHVPLAVVTLGADGAYAVDRRTGESAEVPAIEVAALDPTGAGDVFVAGFVTGTLAGWPLADRLAFAGLTAALSVQEFGGSLSAPGWGEIATWWRKVQSVESQDPTALRRYAFLADLVPDDLPGSWPLRRAVPTIGFRRPA; from the coding sequence ATGCCGGCCGACGAGAGAACACACCGCCACGCCCAGGGCCAGGGATCGCACCGCAGACCCGAGGTCGACCCCCTCGCCGCCCTGCGCGCCCCGCAGGACCCGCCCTGGGACGTGTACCTGACGGGCACCGTCTTCCTCGACGTCGTCTTCACCGGGCTCGACTCCGCCCCGGTGCGCGGAACCGAGTCCTGGGCCCGCGGCATGGGGTCCAGCCCGGGCGGCGTGGCGAACATGGCGACCGCGCTGGCCCGCCTCGGCCTGCGCACCTCGCTGGCCGCCGCGTTCGGCGACGACCACTACGGCGACTACTGCTGGGACGCGCTCGCCCAGGGCGAGGGCATCGACCTGTCCCCGTCCCGCACCGTCCCCGGCTGGCACTCCCCGGTGACGGTCTCCATGGCGTACGAGGGGGAACGCACGATGGTCTCCCACGGCCACGAGCCACCGCCGGAGGAGCCGTCCCCCGACTGCCCGCCCCGCGCGCGTGCCGCCGTCGCCTCCCTCACGCCCGGCGTCCGCGCCCCCTGGATCGCCCAGGCCGCCTCCCGCGGCACCCGCGTCTTCGCCGACGTCGGCTGGGACGACACCGGCGCCTGGGACCTGGCCGGGCTGCCCGACCTCGCGCACTGCGAGGCGTTCCTGCCCAACGCGGAGGAAGCCATGCGCTACACCGGCGCCACCTGCCCGCGCGCCGCCGCGCACGCCCTGACCGAGCACGTGCCGCTCGCCGTGGTCACCCTCGGCGCGGACGGCGCCTACGCGGTGGACCGGCGCACAGGGGAGAGCGCCGAGGTCCCGGCCATCGAGGTGGCGGCCCTCGACCCGACCGGCGCGGGCGACGTCTTCGTCGCGGGCTTCGTCACCGGCACCCTGGCCGGCTGGCCGCTCGCCGACCGGCTCGCCTTCGCCGGCCTGACCGCGGCCCTGTCCGTCCAGGAGTTCGGCGGCTCGCTGTCGGCGCCCGGCTGGGGCGAGATCGCCACCTGGTGGCGCAAGGTCCAGTCCGTCGAGAGCCAGGACCCCACGGCCCTGCGCCGCTACGCCTTCCTGGCCGACCTCGTCCCCGACGACCTGCCCGGCTCCTGGCCCCTGCGCCGGGCCGTCCCGACCATCGGCTTCCGCCGCCCGGCCTGA
- a CDS encoding glucarate dehydratase family protein — MPADLTVTAVHLTPILVADPPLLNTQGVHQPYTPRLIVEVETADGTRGVGETYGDTKYLELARPLADLLVGRQVSDVNGLFALADEVAVHASRVSGRVDVGGLRGVQTADKLRLSVVSAFEVACLDALGRTLGLPVHALLGGKVRDAVEYSAYLFYKWADHPEGVASEKDDWGAAVDPAGVVEQARAFTERYGFTSFKLKGGVFPPDEETAAVRALADAFPGHPLRLDPNGAWSVETSLKVAAELGDVLEYLEDPALGTPAMAEVAARTGVPLATNMCVTTFAEIPEAFGTGAVQVVLCDHHYWGGLHNTRRLAAVCQTFGVGVSMHSNTHLGISLAAMTHVAATVPNLHHACDSHYPWQSEDVLTERLTFDGGKVAVSDAPGLGVELDRDRLAFLHRRWLDDDGTLRDRDDAAAMRVADPHWATPPVPRW, encoded by the coding sequence GTGCCCGCCGATCTCACCGTCACGGCCGTCCACCTCACACCGATCCTGGTCGCGGACCCGCCGCTGCTGAACACGCAAGGTGTGCACCAGCCGTACACTCCACGCCTGATCGTCGAGGTCGAGACGGCCGACGGGACCCGGGGCGTCGGCGAGACCTACGGCGACACCAAGTACCTCGAACTGGCCCGCCCCCTCGCCGACCTACTGGTGGGCCGTCAGGTCAGTGACGTGAACGGCCTGTTCGCGCTCGCCGACGAGGTCGCCGTCCACGCCTCCCGGGTCTCCGGCCGGGTCGACGTCGGCGGGCTGCGCGGCGTCCAGACCGCCGACAAACTGCGCCTGTCCGTCGTCTCCGCCTTCGAGGTCGCCTGCCTCGACGCCCTCGGCAGGACACTCGGCCTGCCCGTGCACGCGCTGCTCGGCGGCAAGGTCCGCGACGCCGTCGAGTACAGCGCCTACCTCTTCTACAAGTGGGCCGACCACCCCGAGGGCGTGGCCTCGGAGAAGGACGACTGGGGTGCCGCCGTCGACCCGGCCGGCGTGGTCGAGCAGGCCCGCGCCTTCACCGAGCGGTACGGCTTCACCTCCTTCAAGCTCAAGGGCGGCGTCTTCCCGCCCGACGAGGAGACCGCCGCCGTCAGGGCCCTCGCCGACGCCTTCCCCGGCCACCCGCTGCGCCTGGACCCCAACGGCGCCTGGTCCGTGGAGACCTCGCTGAAGGTCGCCGCCGAACTCGGGGACGTCCTGGAGTACCTGGAGGACCCCGCCCTCGGCACCCCGGCCATGGCCGAGGTCGCCGCGCGGACCGGGGTGCCCCTCGCGACCAACATGTGCGTGACGACGTTCGCCGAGATACCGGAGGCGTTCGGCACGGGCGCCGTCCAGGTCGTGCTCTGCGACCACCACTACTGGGGCGGGCTGCACAACACCCGGCGACTCGCCGCCGTCTGCCAGACCTTCGGCGTCGGGGTGTCCATGCACTCCAACACCCACCTGGGCATCAGCCTCGCCGCCATGACCCACGTCGCGGCCACCGTCCCGAACCTCCACCACGCCTGCGACTCCCACTACCCCTGGCAGTCCGAGGACGTGCTCACCGAACGGCTCACCTTCGACGGCGGCAAGGTCGCCGTCTCCGACGCCCCCGGCCTCGGCGTCGAACTCGACCGCGACCGGCTGGCGTTCCTCCACCGGCGATGGCTCGACGACGACGGCACCCTGCGCGACCGCGACGACGCCGCCGCGATGCGGGTCGCCGACCCGCACTGGGCCACCCCGCCCGTACCGCGCTGGTGA
- a CDS encoding MFS transporter, protein MFAPRTTPWPLVALFTAGYLPPYLLPTTVGRLDTSLPLSTTQAGAVGSALLLSSASAGFLLASRVQRAGARTLARFGLALAVLGYGAAALTTAVPAVVVGAVVGGFGSGTATTVAATRIAAERDPHRASTLGLLSVSALAGVVYLTVPHLGRGHGLPLAAIALTALAVWPLAGRLPGAATDCPAEPGADGIAGADGTGVPLPRRRSGLVLAVTVLCWSLAQNSLWGVSGRIGLTQAGLGDAALGVVFAVALGAGLVGVLVAGALGPRLGRAMPVGAGTVLIAGCIAVSASATTPTAFAAGEIAWNTFYPVVLSYLIGLAASLDPRGRWAVLVGSASSLGTAAGPLTGSVLSAQAGYAGMGLVLAAGLLLVAAPMTAVALHTGGRPLLPGAIRRRGGTPAALVAAATGTPSGAVPEVGAVEQPVVEIDVAAPALAVQGAYDTAGPRQAAAAPGPGTG, encoded by the coding sequence GTGTTCGCCCCCCGCACCACCCCCTGGCCCCTCGTCGCCCTTTTCACGGCCGGGTACCTGCCTCCGTATCTGCTGCCCACCACCGTCGGCAGACTCGACACCAGCCTTCCGTTGTCCACCACACAGGCGGGCGCCGTCGGCAGCGCGCTGCTGCTGAGTTCGGCGTCCGCGGGCTTCCTGCTGGCCTCCCGGGTGCAGCGGGCCGGCGCCCGGACGCTGGCCCGGTTCGGGCTCGCGCTGGCCGTCCTCGGCTACGGCGCCGCCGCGCTGACCACCGCCGTTCCGGCCGTCGTCGTCGGCGCGGTGGTGGGCGGTTTCGGGTCGGGGACGGCCACGACGGTCGCCGCGACCCGGATCGCCGCGGAGAGGGATCCGCACCGGGCCTCCACGCTGGGCCTGCTGAGCGTCTCCGCGCTGGCCGGCGTGGTGTATCTGACGGTGCCGCACCTCGGCCGGGGGCACGGGCTGCCGCTGGCCGCGATCGCCCTGACCGCGTTGGCGGTGTGGCCGCTGGCCGGCCGCCTGCCGGGCGCGGCGACCGACTGCCCCGCCGAGCCCGGGGCCGACGGCATCGCGGGCGCCGACGGAACCGGCGTCCCGCTCCCCCGCCGCCGCTCGGGGCTGGTCCTCGCCGTCACCGTGCTGTGCTGGTCCCTCGCGCAGAACTCCCTGTGGGGCGTCAGCGGCCGGATCGGACTGACGCAGGCCGGTCTGGGCGACGCCGCCCTCGGCGTCGTGTTCGCCGTCGCGCTGGGCGCGGGCCTGGTGGGTGTGCTGGTGGCGGGTGCGCTCGGGCCGCGGCTGGGGCGGGCGATGCCTGTCGGCGCCGGCACGGTGCTCATCGCGGGCTGCATCGCGGTGAGCGCGTCCGCGACCACCCCGACGGCCTTCGCGGCCGGCGAGATCGCCTGGAACACCTTCTACCCGGTCGTGCTGTCGTACCTGATCGGCCTCGCCGCCTCGCTGGACCCGCGCGGCCGGTGGGCGGTGCTCGTCGGCTCGGCGTCCTCGCTGGGCACGGCGGCCGGGCCGCTGACCGGCAGTGTGCTGTCGGCGCAGGCCGGTTACGCGGGCATGGGGCTGGTCCTGGCCGCCGGGCTGCTGCTGGTCGCCGCGCCGATGACCGCCGTCGCCCTGCACACCGGCGGGCGTCCGCTGCTGCCCGGCGCGATCCGCCGCCGCGGAGGCACCCCGGCCGCGCTGGTCGCCGCCGCCACGGGCACGCCGAGCGGTGCGGTGCCGGAGGTCGGCGCCGTGGAGCAGCCGGTCGTGGAGATCGACGTGGCGGCTCCCGCCCTGGCCGTCCAGGGCGCCTACGACACGGCGGGACCCCGGCAGGCGGCGGCCGCGCCGGGGCCCGGGACGGGCTGA
- a CDS encoding adenosine deaminase yields MPLPKAELHLHIEGTLEPELAFALAARNGVSLPYADEDALREAYRFADLQSFLNLYYELMAVLRTERDFEDLANAYLARAAAQGVRHAEIFFDPQAHLARGVEMGTVVEGLWRALGSSRENHGVSTRLILCFLRDESAESARETLDAAKPYLDRITGVGLDSAEVGHPPVKFREVYEAAAALGLRRVAHAGEEGPPEYVVEALDVLGVERIDHGLRSVEDPALVERLVRERVPLTLCPLSNVRLRTVDTLADHPLPAMLDAGLVCTVNSDDPAYFGGYAGDNFDAVRQALGLTEERLRDLARNSFLASFLEDDEELRARYLADVEAYEFPTA; encoded by the coding sequence ATGCCCCTGCCCAAAGCTGAACTGCACCTCCACATCGAAGGCACCCTGGAACCGGAGCTGGCCTTCGCGCTCGCCGCCCGCAACGGCGTGTCCCTGCCGTACGCGGACGAGGACGCCCTGCGCGAGGCGTACCGCTTCGCGGACCTCCAGTCCTTCCTGAACCTGTACTACGAACTGATGGCCGTCCTGCGGACCGAGCGGGACTTCGAGGACCTGGCCAACGCCTACCTCGCCCGCGCCGCGGCCCAGGGCGTCCGGCACGCCGAGATCTTCTTCGACCCGCAGGCCCACCTCGCCCGGGGCGTGGAGATGGGCACGGTCGTGGAGGGGCTGTGGCGGGCGCTCGGCAGCAGCCGCGAGAACCACGGCGTCTCCACCCGGCTGATCCTCTGCTTCCTGCGCGACGAGTCCGCCGAGTCGGCGCGGGAGACCCTGGACGCCGCGAAGCCCTACCTGGACCGCATCACCGGCGTCGGCCTGGACTCCGCCGAGGTCGGCCACCCGCCGGTCAAGTTCCGCGAGGTCTACGAGGCCGCCGCCGCCCTCGGACTGCGCCGGGTCGCGCACGCGGGCGAGGAGGGGCCGCCGGAGTACGTCGTCGAGGCCCTCGACGTCCTCGGCGTCGAGCGGATCGACCACGGGCTGCGCTCGGTGGAGGACCCGGCGCTGGTCGAGCGGCTGGTGCGCGAGCGCGTCCCGCTCACCCTGTGCCCGCTGTCCAACGTGCGGCTGCGCACGGTCGACACCCTCGCCGACCACCCGCTGCCCGCGATGCTCGACGCCGGCCTCGTGTGCACGGTCAACTCCGACGACCCCGCCTACTTCGGCGGCTACGCCGGCGACAACTTCGACGCCGTGCGCCAGGCCCTCGGACTGACCGAGGAGCGGCTGCGGGACCTGGCCCGCAACTCCTTCCTCGCCTCCTTCCTGGAGGACGACGAGGAACTGCGGGCCCGGTACCTCGCGGACGTCGAGGCGTACGAGTTCCCGACGGCGTAG
- a CDS encoding ribonuclease Z: MSARELVVLGTASQVPTRHRNHNGYLLRWDGEGILFDPGEGTQRQMLRAGAAAHDLNRICVTHFHGDHSLGLAGVIQRINLDRVPHEITAHYPRSGHRFFERLRYATAYRETVALTEAPVDSDGPLAVTPAYTLDARRLSHPVESYGYRLTEPDGRRMLPDRLAAHGIKGPDVGRIQREGSLHGVPLDEVSEVRRGQRFAFVMDTRLCEGVHALAEGSDLLVIESTFLDEDETLATDHGHLTAGQAARVARDAGVRHLVLTHFSQRYPDPEEFERQARAAGYAGELTVARDLTRVPVPKRR; this comes from the coding sequence ATGTCCGCACGCGAACTCGTCGTCCTCGGCACCGCCAGCCAGGTCCCCACCCGGCACCGCAACCACAACGGCTACCTGCTCCGCTGGGACGGCGAGGGCATCCTGTTCGACCCCGGCGAGGGCACGCAGCGGCAGATGCTGCGCGCCGGGGCCGCCGCCCACGACCTGAACCGGATCTGCGTCACACACTTCCACGGCGACCACAGCCTGGGCCTCGCCGGTGTCATCCAGCGCATCAACCTCGACCGGGTCCCGCACGAGATCACCGCCCACTACCCGCGCTCCGGGCATCGCTTCTTCGAACGCCTGCGGTACGCCACCGCCTACCGCGAGACCGTCGCCCTCACCGAGGCCCCGGTCGACTCGGACGGCCCCCTCGCCGTCACCCCCGCCTACACCCTGGACGCCCGCAGGCTGTCCCACCCCGTCGAGTCGTACGGCTACCGGCTCACCGAGCCCGACGGCCGCCGCATGCTGCCCGACCGCCTCGCCGCGCACGGCATCAAGGGCCCCGACGTGGGCCGCATCCAGCGGGAGGGCTCGCTGCACGGCGTCCCGCTCGACGAGGTCAGCGAGGTCCGCCGAGGCCAGCGGTTCGCGTTCGTCATGGACACCCGGCTCTGCGAGGGCGTGCACGCGCTCGCCGAGGGCTCGGACCTGCTCGTCATCGAGTCGACCTTCCTCGACGAGGACGAGACCCTCGCCACCGACCACGGCCACCTCACCGCCGGGCAGGCCGCCCGCGTGGCCCGGGACGCTGGCGTACGGCACCTGGTGCTCACCCACTTCAGCCAGCGCTACCCGGACCCCGAGGAGTTCGAACGGCAGGCACGCGCGGCCGGTTACGCGGGCGAGCTGACCGTCGCCCGCGACCTCACCCGCGTCCCGGTTCCGAAACGCCGGTAG
- a CDS encoding histidine triad nucleotide-binding protein, whose product MTGEPQDDCLFCKIVAGQIPATIVRETDTTVAFRDINPQAPTHVLVIPKAHHQDAAALAADAPQLAADVLRETRAVADEEKLDSYRTVFNTGTGAGQTVWHAHAHVLGGRGLEWPPG is encoded by the coding sequence ATGACAGGCGAGCCACAGGACGACTGCCTGTTCTGCAAGATCGTCGCGGGCCAGATCCCGGCGACGATCGTCCGCGAGACCGACACCACCGTCGCGTTCCGGGACATAAACCCCCAGGCGCCCACCCACGTCCTGGTGATCCCCAAGGCCCACCACCAGGACGCCGCAGCCCTGGCCGCCGACGCCCCGCAGCTCGCCGCCGACGTCCTGCGCGAGACCCGGGCCGTCGCCGACGAGGAGAAGCTGGACAGCTACCGCACCGTCTTCAACACCGGCACCGGCGCGGGACAGACCGTCTGGCACGCGCACGCCCACGTGCTCGGCGGCCGCGGCCTCGAATGGCCCCCCGGATAG
- a CDS encoding S41 family peptidase, which yields MTQPAAPAYLRFPHPHGELVAFTAEDDVWLAPLDGGRAWRVSADNVPVNHPRISPDGTTVAWTSTRDGAPEVHVAPVDGGPAKRLTHWGSIRTQVRGWTAEGRVLALSTHGQASLRRSWARAVPLDGGPATTLPYGPVGDVAHGPHTVLLSAPMGREAAWWKRYRGGTAGKLWIDGEDDGEFVRLHADLDGNVEYPFWVGDRIAFLSDHEGTGALYSSLADGSDLRRHTPVDGFYARHAATDGSRVVYASAGELWTLDDLDGAEPRRLDIRLGGARVDLQSYPVNAARWFGSASPDHTARGSAVAVRGGVHWVTHRSGPARALAATPGVRTRLPRTFRADGEEWVVWVTDAEGDDALEFAPATGLAPGATARRLAAGQLGRVLHLAVAPDGSRVAVASHDGRVLLVERESGEVREVDRSEDGDASGLVFSPDSSWLAWSHPGPDPLRQLKLANTTDLSVSEATPLRFKDYSPAFTLDGKHLAFLSTRSFDPVYDEHVFDLAFVEGARPYLITLAATTPSPFGPQRHGRPFETPDREETPDSEGTPTTRIDIEGLADRIVPFPVEAARYSRLRAAKDGVLWLRHPLTGVLGASRANPEDPDPNTELERYDLAQQRVEHLAGDADHFEVSGDGKRVLLWTDGRLKVVPSDRRASGDEDSDTNISVDLGRVRQTVEPAAEWRQMFDETGRIMRDHYWRADMNGVDWDGVLDRYRPVLDRVATHDDLVDLLWEVHGELGTSHAYVTPRGGHGSGARQGLLGADLSRHEDGAWRIDRVLPSETSDPDARSPLAAPGVAVRSGDAIVAVAGQAVDPVTGPGPLLVGTAGKPVELTVSPSGGGEVRHAVVVPLADEEPLRYHAWVADRRAYVHEKSGGRLGYLHVPDMQAPGWAQIHRDLRVEVAGEGLVVDVRENRGGHTSQLVVEKLARRIVGWDLPRGMRPTSYPLDAPRGPVVAVANEFSGSDGDIVNAAIKALGIGPVVGVRTWGGVIGIDSRYRLVDGTLITQPKYAFWLEGYGWGVENHGVDPDVEVPQRPQDHAAGRDPQLDEAIALALAALEETPAKTPPTLP from the coding sequence GTGACACAGCCCGCAGCGCCTGCCTACCTCCGTTTTCCGCACCCGCACGGCGAGTTGGTCGCCTTCACCGCCGAGGACGACGTGTGGCTCGCCCCGCTCGACGGCGGCCGCGCCTGGCGGGTCAGCGCCGACAACGTGCCGGTGAACCACCCGCGCATCTCGCCCGACGGCACCACGGTCGCCTGGACCTCCACCCGCGACGGTGCCCCCGAGGTGCACGTCGCCCCCGTCGACGGCGGTCCCGCCAAGCGCCTCACCCACTGGGGCAGCATCAGGACCCAGGTGCGCGGCTGGACCGCCGAGGGCCGCGTCCTCGCCCTGAGCACCCACGGCCAGGCCAGCCTGCGCCGCAGCTGGGCCCGCGCCGTCCCGCTCGACGGGGGACCGGCCACCACCCTGCCGTACGGGCCCGTGGGTGACGTCGCCCACGGCCCGCACACCGTGCTCCTCTCCGCGCCGATGGGCCGCGAGGCCGCCTGGTGGAAGCGCTACCGGGGCGGCACCGCGGGCAAGCTGTGGATCGACGGCGAGGACGACGGCGAGTTCGTCCGCCTGCACGCCGACCTCGACGGCAACGTCGAGTACCCCTTCTGGGTCGGCGACCGGATCGCGTTCCTCTCCGACCACGAGGGCACCGGCGCCCTCTACTCGTCCCTCGCCGACGGCTCCGACCTGCGCCGGCACACACCGGTCGACGGGTTCTACGCCCGGCACGCCGCCACCGACGGCAGCCGCGTCGTCTACGCGTCCGCGGGTGAGCTGTGGACCCTGGACGACCTCGACGGCGCCGAACCGCGCCGCCTGGACATCCGGCTCGGCGGCGCCCGTGTCGACCTCCAGTCGTACCCGGTCAACGCCGCCCGCTGGTTCGGCTCCGCGTCCCCCGACCACACCGCGCGCGGCAGCGCCGTCGCCGTACGCGGCGGCGTGCACTGGGTCACCCACCGCTCCGGACCCGCCCGCGCGCTGGCGGCCACCCCGGGCGTACGCACCCGGCTGCCGCGCACCTTCCGCGCCGACGGCGAGGAATGGGTGGTGTGGGTGACGGACGCCGAGGGCGACGACGCCCTGGAGTTCGCGCCCGCCACCGGACTCGCCCCCGGCGCCACCGCACGCCGCCTGGCCGCCGGGCAGCTCGGCCGCGTGCTGCACCTCGCCGTGGCCCCCGACGGCAGCCGCGTCGCCGTCGCCTCGCACGACGGGCGGGTCCTGCTCGTCGAGCGGGAGAGCGGCGAGGTCCGCGAGGTCGACCGCAGCGAGGACGGCGACGCGTCCGGCCTGGTCTTCTCGCCCGACTCCTCCTGGCTCGCCTGGTCCCACCCCGGCCCGGACCCGCTGCGCCAGCTCAAGCTCGCCAACACCACCGACCTGTCGGTGAGCGAGGCGACGCCGCTGCGTTTCAAGGACTACTCCCCGGCCTTCACCCTGGACGGCAAGCACCTCGCCTTCCTCTCCACCCGCTCCTTCGACCCGGTCTACGACGAGCACGTCTTCGACCTCGCCTTCGTCGAGGGCGCCCGGCCCTACCTGATCACCCTCGCCGCGACCACCCCCTCGCCCTTCGGCCCGCAGCGCCACGGCCGCCCGTTCGAGACGCCGGACCGCGAGGAGACCCCCGACAGCGAGGGCACCCCCACCACCCGGATCGACATCGAGGGCCTCGCCGACCGCATCGTGCCCTTCCCGGTCGAGGCCGCCCGCTACTCCCGGCTGCGCGCCGCCAAGGACGGCGTCCTGTGGCTGCGCCACCCCCTCACCGGCGTCCTCGGCGCCTCCCGCGCCAACCCGGAGGACCCGGACCCCAACACCGAGCTGGAGCGGTACGACCTCGCCCAGCAGCGCGTCGAGCACCTCGCGGGCGACGCCGACCACTTCGAGGTCAGCGGCGACGGCAAGCGGGTCCTGCTGTGGACCGACGGGCGGCTCAAGGTCGTACCCAGCGACCGGCGGGCCTCCGGCGACGAGGACAGCGACACCAACATCAGTGTCGACCTGGGCCGGGTCCGGCAGACCGTCGAACCGGCCGCCGAGTGGCGGCAGATGTTCGACGAGACCGGCCGCATCATGCGCGACCACTACTGGCGGGCCGACATGAACGGCGTCGACTGGGACGGCGTCCTGGACCGCTACCGGCCCGTCCTGGACCGCGTCGCCACCCACGACGACCTGGTCGACCTGCTGTGGGAGGTGCACGGCGAACTCGGCACCTCGCACGCCTACGTCACCCCGCGCGGCGGCCACGGCTCCGGCGCCCGGCAGGGCCTGCTCGGCGCCGACCTCTCCCGCCACGAGGACGGCGCCTGGCGCATCGACCGGGTGCTGCCCTCGGAGACCTCCGACCCCGACGCCCGCTCCCCGCTCGCCGCGCCCGGTGTCGCCGTGCGCTCCGGGGACGCGATCGTCGCGGTGGCGGGACAGGCCGTGGACCCGGTCACCGGTCCCGGCCCGCTGCTCGTCGGCACGGCGGGCAAGCCGGTCGAGCTGACCGTCTCCCCGTCCGGCGGCGGCGAGGTGCGGCACGCCGTCGTCGTCCCGCTCGCCGACGAGGAGCCGCTGCGCTACCACGCCTGGGTCGCCGACCGCCGCGCCTACGTCCACGAGAAGTCCGGCGGCCGGCTCGGCTACCTCCACGTCCCGGACATGCAGGCCCCGGGCTGGGCCCAGATCCACCGCGACCTGCGCGTCGAGGTCGCCGGGGAGGGCCTGGTCGTCGACGTCCGCGAGAACCGCGGCGGCCACACCTCCCAACTGGTCGTGGAGAAGCTGGCCCGGCGCATCGTCGGCTGGGACCTGCCGCGCGGCATGCGGCCGACCAGCTATCCGCTGGACGCGCCCCGCGGGCCGGTCGTCGCCGTCGCCAACGAGTTCTCCGGCTCGGACGGCGACATCGTCAACGCTGCGATCAAGGCGCTGGGTATCGGCCCGGTCGTCGGCGTCCGCACCTGGGGCGGAGTCATCGGCATCGACAGCCGCTACCGACTGGTGGACGGCACCCTGATCACGCAGCCGAAGTACGCGTTCTGGCTGGAGGGGTACGGCTGGGGCGTGGAGAACCACGGCGTCGACCCGGACGTGGAGGTGCCGCAGCGCCCGCAGGACCACGCGGCGGGCCGCGACCCCCAGTTGGACGAGGCGATCGCGCTCGCGCTGGCGGCACTGGAGGAGACCCCGGCGAAGACACCGCCCACGCTGCCCTGA
- a CDS encoding 16S rRNA (uracil(1498)-N(3))-methyltransferase: MTAPVFVVDSLRPRDLPAGEYVLDGPEGRHAVSVKRLRAGEEVVLTDGRGHWAEGVVKTAEGKDRLVVTVPDGVREEPAERPRITVVQALPKGDRGELAVETMTEVGVDAIVPWAASRCITQWKGERGLKALGKWRATAREAGKQSRRVRFPDVADAATSKQVASLLADADFAAVLHESGDAPLSDAELPTTGGIVLVVGPEGGVSPEELALFAEAGARPYRLGRSVLRTSTAGTAATAVLLARTGRWS, encoded by the coding sequence ATGACGGCACCGGTGTTCGTGGTCGACTCCCTGCGGCCGCGGGACCTGCCCGCGGGGGAGTACGTCCTCGACGGCCCCGAGGGACGCCACGCCGTCTCCGTGAAGCGGCTGCGGGCGGGCGAGGAGGTCGTCCTCACCGACGGGCGCGGACACTGGGCCGAGGGCGTGGTCAAGACCGCGGAGGGCAAGGACCGGCTCGTCGTCACCGTCCCGGACGGCGTGCGTGAGGAGCCCGCCGAGCGGCCCCGCATCACCGTCGTCCAGGCCCTGCCCAAGGGCGACCGCGGTGAGCTGGCCGTCGAGACGATGACCGAGGTCGGGGTCGACGCGATCGTGCCCTGGGCGGCGTCCCGGTGCATCACCCAGTGGAAGGGCGAGCGCGGCCTGAAGGCGCTCGGCAAGTGGCGGGCGACCGCCCGGGAGGCGGGCAAGCAGTCCCGCCGGGTCCGCTTCCCCGACGTCGCGGACGCGGCGACGAGCAAGCAGGTTGCCTCACTTCTGGCCGACGCCGACTTCGCCGCCGTACTCCACGAGAGCGGCGACGCACCCCTGTCCGACGCCGAACTCCCCACCACCGGCGGCATCGTGCTCGTCGTCGGCCCCGAAGGCGGCGTGTCGCCGGAGGAGTTGGCCCTGTTCGCCGAGGCCGGTGCCCGACCCTACCGGCTGGGCCGCAGCGTCCTGCGCACCTCCACCGCCGGTACCGCCGCCACCGCCGTACTCCTCGCTCGCACCGGCCGCTGGTCCTGA